The Pseudomonas azotoformans genome has a segment encoding these proteins:
- the bufB gene encoding MNIO family bufferin maturase, whose translation MSTSNPHFSGYGLGLRKEHYCDFLETSVPVDFVEVISENFMVAGGQPRHILRQVRERYPVALHGVSMSIGTAEGLDGDYLKRLKSLVDEVEPLFVSDHLSWSRSGGFNSHDLLPVPYTEEALDRVCANIQQAQDVLGRTMLFENPSSYLAFEGASMTEWEFIAAMAQRTGCELLLDVNNVFVSASNHGFDAQAFLKGIPAERVRQVHLAGHSQGRDILIDSHDSPVCTGVWELYAQAMTRLGPVATMIERDDEIPPLAELLQELAMARTLGAQR comes from the coding sequence ATGTCGACATCCAACCCGCACTTTTCAGGCTACGGCCTTGGGCTGCGCAAGGAGCATTACTGCGACTTCCTGGAGACCTCGGTGCCCGTGGATTTCGTCGAGGTGATCTCCGAAAACTTCATGGTCGCGGGCGGTCAGCCCCGGCACATTTTACGTCAGGTGCGCGAGCGCTACCCGGTGGCGCTGCACGGTGTGTCCATGTCCATCGGCACCGCCGAAGGGCTGGACGGGGATTACTTGAAGCGCCTCAAGTCGCTGGTAGACGAGGTTGAACCGCTGTTCGTGTCCGACCACCTGAGCTGGTCGCGCAGCGGTGGCTTCAATTCCCATGACTTGCTGCCAGTGCCATACACCGAGGAGGCACTGGACCGGGTCTGCGCCAACATCCAGCAAGCCCAGGACGTGCTGGGCCGCACGATGTTGTTCGAGAACCCGTCGAGTTACCTTGCGTTCGAAGGCGCCTCCATGACCGAGTGGGAATTTATCGCGGCCATGGCCCAGCGCACCGGCTGCGAGCTGCTGCTGGACGTCAACAATGTGTTCGTCAGTGCCAGCAACCACGGTTTCGACGCCCAGGCGTTTCTCAAGGGTATTCCCGCCGAACGTGTGCGCCAGGTGCACCTGGCTGGCCACAGTCAAGGCCGTGACATCTTGATCGACAGCCATGACAGTCCGGTGTGCACCGGCGTCTGGGAGCTGTACGCCCAGGCCATGACCCGGCTGGGCCCGGTGGCGACCATGATCGAGCGCGACGATGAGATCCCGCCACTGGCCGAGCTGCTCCAGGAATTGGCCATGGCGCGCACGTTGGGAGCGCAACGATGA
- a CDS encoding MFS transporter, which translates to MSSLALRTADTHSRRAALTLALCLPSDVLLYLLLPMESQAFGITLAQAGVLLAANRLVRIFGYRHVLNFYARNGDRLTCMIAAGAATLCAVGNSLLSGFAALLCLRLVWGLCFAALNLSTQVLATSEPAGAARRAGRSRALIALGPMLALPLGGWLTLMAGPRPIFLILAGCCLVGLWMARGLPTVGHDLHSTPGRRFKWPDSVAMWSFIEGVALDGLFIFGLSIQAQKLLGGDAVLIAGGLMALRYVSEMLLSPLGGRAAQRFGATSMLLLFSFLSALALTAFGSYWVIVGAAAVLVLRALQLPLVTTLVAERNPGSMRVSALASNAVWRDIGAGLGPLLAGLLLPIASAPWVFGLAGAAIAVSAVFCWRAKISN; encoded by the coding sequence ATGTCCAGCCTGGCCCTCCGCACCGCTGATACCCACTCCCGCCGCGCCGCGCTGACCCTGGCGTTATGCCTGCCCAGCGACGTGTTGCTCTACCTGCTGCTGCCGATGGAATCCCAGGCCTTCGGCATCACCCTGGCCCAGGCCGGTGTGCTGCTGGCGGCCAATCGCCTGGTGCGGATTTTCGGCTACCGCCATGTGCTCAATTTTTACGCGCGTAACGGCGACCGTCTGACCTGCATGATCGCCGCCGGCGCCGCCACCCTGTGCGCCGTGGGCAACTCGCTGCTGTCCGGCTTCGCCGCGTTGCTCTGCCTGCGCCTGGTGTGGGGCCTGTGTTTTGCTGCGTTGAACCTGTCGACCCAAGTATTGGCCACCTCGGAACCCGCCGGTGCCGCACGCCGGGCCGGGCGTTCCCGCGCGCTGATCGCCCTGGGGCCGATGCTGGCGTTGCCCTTGGGCGGCTGGCTGACATTGATGGCCGGGCCGCGTCCGATCTTTCTGATTCTGGCCGGCTGCTGCCTGGTGGGCTTGTGGATGGCGCGCGGCTTGCCTACGGTCGGGCATGATTTGCACAGCACGCCGGGGCGGCGCTTCAAGTGGCCGGACAGCGTGGCAATGTGGTCGTTTATCGAGGGGGTGGCGCTGGACGGTCTGTTTATCTTCGGCCTGTCGATCCAGGCGCAGAAGCTGCTGGGCGGGGACGCGGTGCTGATCGCCGGTGGCCTGATGGCGCTGCGGTACGTCTCGGAAATGCTCCTGAGCCCCCTGGGCGGTCGCGCGGCCCAGCGGTTTGGCGCGACCTCGATGCTGTTGCTGTTTTCGTTCCTGAGTGCCCTGGCCCTGACTGCGTTCGGCAGCTATTGGGTGATTGTCGGCGCGGCGGCGGTGCTGGTGTTGCGTGCGCTGCAACTGCCGCTGGTGACGACATTGGTAGCCGAGCGCAACCCCGGTTCCATGCGCGTGTCGGCGCTGGCTTCAAATGCTGTGTGGCGCGATATCGGCGCAGGCCTCGGGCCCTTGCTCGCCGGCTTGCTGCTGCCGATCGCCTCCGCGCCCTGGGTGTTTGGCCTGGCCGGTGCGGCCATTGCCGTCAGCGCGGTGTTCTGCTGGCGGGCAAAGATTTCCAACTGA
- a CDS encoding alpha/beta fold hydrolase codes for MFDRRGFLLLAAVVMAAPALAVQQVSTDDGEIRYEAFGPEEGRAIILLAADVNAFATVSGPLAAQGFRVIVPNLRGQDEAAQGQDVLELMNALHIPEAVLAGVEVGGRVAVRAAGLKPSRCVGLVTLNSAPQAGFAEAVEVMAKTGHWRT; via the coding sequence ATGTTTGATCGTCGTGGTTTTTTGCTGTTGGCAGCAGTGGTGATGGCCGCTCCGGCATTGGCCGTGCAGCAGGTGAGCACCGATGACGGTGAGATCCGTTATGAAGCGTTCGGGCCGGAGGAGGGCCGGGCGATCATCTTGCTGGCGGCGGATGTGAACGCTTTTGCCACGGTCAGCGGACCGTTGGCGGCCCAAGGTTTCCGGGTGATCGTCCCCAACCTGCGCGGGCAGGACGAGGCAGCGCAAGGCCAGGATGTGCTGGAGCTGATGAACGCGCTGCATATCCCCGAGGCGGTGTTGGCGGGTGTGGAGGTGGGTGGGCGCGTGGCCGTGCGTGCCGCTGGGTTGAAACCGAGTCGCTGTGTGGGCTTGGTCACCTTGAACAGCGCACCTCAGGCCGGTTTCGCCGAAGCGGTAGAGGTAATGGCCAAGACCGGGCACTGGCGAACATGA
- a CDS encoding HvfC/BufC N-terminal domain-containing protein, translating to MNLAQLQQTFRSWLVSASDESAQAMGNHHAGLAVYQNNYRAQLVGCLEQAFPNLRRWVGEEAFLAASITHIDNHPPHAWTLDAYPEGFYATLKAVFPRNPDVHELAWIESALNEAFVAADAQPLALEVLAELDWDTAVLQLTPSLRCHALTTNAEAIWSALWQEATAPEAVMLEQAGGLLVWRRQFTSRLRQVDALELLAVQQLQADGSFAGLCEFLVQRLGEEAGVMQAGEYLAGWLGSELIVGVRHV from the coding sequence ATGAACCTGGCACAGCTACAACAGACCTTTCGCAGCTGGTTGGTGAGTGCGTCGGATGAATCCGCGCAGGCGATGGGCAATCATCACGCCGGCCTGGCGGTTTACCAGAACAACTACCGCGCGCAGTTGGTGGGTTGCTTGGAACAGGCGTTTCCCAACCTGCGCCGTTGGGTCGGGGAGGAGGCCTTCCTGGCGGCGAGCATCACCCATATCGACAACCATCCGCCCCACGCCTGGACGCTGGACGCGTATCCGGAGGGCTTCTACGCCACCTTGAAGGCGGTGTTCCCGCGCAACCCGGATGTGCATGAACTGGCCTGGATCGAGTCGGCCCTGAACGAAGCCTTTGTCGCCGCCGACGCACAGCCGTTGGCCCTGGAGGTCCTGGCCGAGCTGGATTGGGACACGGCCGTGTTGCAACTGACGCCGTCGTTGCGCTGCCATGCCCTGACCACCAATGCCGAGGCCATCTGGTCGGCGCTGTGGCAGGAAGCGACCGCGCCGGAAGCGGTGATGCTGGAACAGGCGGGTGGCTTGCTGGTGTGGCGACGCCAATTCACGTCGCGTTTGCGCCAGGTGGATGCGCTGGAACTACTGGCCGTGCAACAGCTACAGGCCGACGGCAGTTTCGCCGGGCTGTGTGAGTTCCTGGTGCAGCGCCTGGGGGAAGAAGCGGGTGTGATGCAGGCAGGGGAATACCTGGCCGGTTGGCTGGGCAGTGAATTAATAGTGGGAGTCCGTCATGTTTGA
- the bufA2 gene encoding BufA2 family periplasmic bufferin-type metallophore, whose protein sequence is MNTALKSRLSLAAAAALIAMASASFATAASAADQQEKPGRCYGVNTCKGTSLCATAKNDCKGLNSCKGEGVIVKTPSECLKAGGTLTEPK, encoded by the coding sequence ATGAACACTGCACTCAAATCCCGTCTGAGCCTCGCTGCCGCTGCTGCCCTGATCGCCATGGCTTCGGCTTCGTTCGCCACCGCTGCCAGCGCTGCTGATCAGCAGGAAAAACCCGGCCGCTGCTACGGCGTCAACACCTGCAAAGGCACAAGCCTGTGCGCCACCGCCAAGAACGACTGCAAAGGCCTCAATAGCTGCAAGGGCGAAGGCGTGATCGTCAAGACCCCGTCCGAGTGTCTCAAGGCCGGCGGCACCCTGACCGAACCGAAGTAA
- a CDS encoding MFS transporter: protein MSSVADGLPLNKRLPAVMAISLGIGMATLDTAIVNTALPTLAEGIGTDSASVIWVVNAYQLAIIATVLPFASLSDVLGHRRVYLGGLLLFIVSSLFCGLAGSLVTLTAARVVQGLGAAAIMSVNTALLRHIYPSKMLGRGLGYNSLVVGLAFTLGPTAASAILSVATWHWLYLINVPLGLLALALGLRSLPTLPMTGHAFDRLAAVLCAGLFALLVLGLGTAVHGAQGALTLGLIAVALVCGALLLRRQAGHPAPMLALDLFKRPVFALSSLTAICAFSAQGLAFVSLPFLLQAVLGHSQVETGFLMTPWPAVVAVMALVAGRLADRVNLGVLCGIGLLMLSVGMAALAALNSGASAFDIGWRMALCGAGFGFFQSPNLKALMTSAPLARSGGASGIVAISRLLGQTLGASLVALCFHLSLGSGPQYALWLGCGFALVGAVASGLRLFPYGKKG, encoded by the coding sequence ATGTCTTCTGTTGCCGATGGGTTGCCCCTTAATAAACGCCTGCCGGCCGTGATGGCGATCTCCCTGGGGATCGGCATGGCGACCCTGGACACAGCCATCGTCAACACGGCGTTGCCGACCCTGGCCGAGGGGATTGGCACCGATTCCGCCTCGGTGATCTGGGTGGTGAACGCCTACCAGTTGGCGATCATCGCCACGGTGCTGCCGTTTGCGTCCCTCAGTGATGTGTTGGGGCATCGCCGGGTGTATCTCGGCGGGTTGCTGCTGTTTATTGTCTCGTCGCTGTTTTGCGGGCTGGCCGGCTCGCTGGTCACCCTGACGGCGGCGCGGGTGGTGCAGGGGCTGGGCGCGGCGGCGATCATGAGCGTGAACACGGCGCTGCTGCGGCATATCTATCCGTCAAAAATGCTCGGTCGGGGACTGGGTTACAACTCGCTGGTGGTGGGGTTGGCGTTTACCCTGGGGCCGACCGCGGCATCGGCGATTCTGTCGGTGGCGACCTGGCACTGGCTGTACCTGATCAACGTGCCCTTGGGTTTGCTGGCGCTGGCGTTGGGCCTGCGCTCGTTGCCAACCCTGCCGATGACCGGGCATGCGTTCGATCGCCTTGCCGCTGTGTTGTGCGCGGGGCTGTTTGCCTTGTTGGTGTTGGGTTTGGGCACGGCGGTGCACGGCGCCCAGGGCGCGTTGACCTTGGGCCTGATCGCCGTGGCGCTGGTGTGCGGTGCATTGCTGCTGCGGCGCCAGGCCGGGCACCCGGCGCCGATGCTTGCGCTGGACCTGTTCAAGCGCCCGGTGTTTGCCTTGTCTTCCCTTACCGCTATTTGCGCGTTCAGTGCCCAGGGCCTGGCGTTTGTGTCGCTGCCGTTCCTGTTGCAGGCGGTGCTGGGGCATAGCCAGGTGGAAACCGGTTTCCTCATGACGCCGTGGCCCGCGGTCGTGGCAGTAATGGCGCTGGTGGCGGGGCGCCTGGCCGACCGCGTGAACCTGGGCGTGCTGTGCGGCATCGGCTTGTTGATGCTCAGTGTGGGGATGGCCGCGCTGGCAGCACTGAACAGTGGCGCCTCGGCGTTTGATATCGGCTGGCGCATGGCGCTGTGTGGGGCCGGTTTCGGCTTTTTCCAATCGCCCAACCTCAAGGCCTTGATGACCAGTGCGCCGTTGGCCCGCAGCGGCGGCGCGAGTGGCATCGTGGCGATTTCGCGGTTGTTGGGCCAGACGTTGGGCGCGTCGTTGGTGGCCTTGTGTTTCCACCTGTCCCTGGGCAGCGGACCGCAATATGCACTGTGGCTGGGCTGCGGGTTTGCCTTGGTCGGTGCGGTGGCCAGTGGTCTGCGGTTGTTTCCCTATGGGAAAAAGGGCTGA
- a CDS encoding MEKHLA domain-containing protein, which produces MSHQEDFVGVLDKAYRHWTGQGLPAPDHLDPQQRLAWLHRDAPYSLLAHDGAADPRFTYVNDCALQCFKYPRERFIGMPSRFSASELDRAARQVLLEQVTANGIAAGYSGWRVDAFDQPFMIHAGVVWTLLDDAGQPCGQAALFWPDAQRIDVLD; this is translated from the coding sequence GTGTCCCATCAAGAAGACTTCGTAGGCGTGCTGGACAAGGCGTATCGACACTGGACCGGCCAGGGACTGCCGGCCCCCGACCACCTCGACCCGCAACAGCGCCTGGCCTGGCTGCACCGCGACGCGCCCTACAGCCTGCTCGCCCATGACGGCGCCGCAGACCCGCGTTTTACCTACGTGAATGACTGCGCGTTGCAGTGCTTCAAATACCCGCGCGAGCGCTTCATCGGCATGCCTTCACGCTTCAGCGCCTCGGAACTCGACCGCGCCGCGCGCCAGGTGCTACTGGAGCAAGTCACCGCCAACGGCATCGCCGCCGGTTACAGCGGCTGGCGCGTAGATGCCTTTGATCAGCCCTTCATGATCCACGCCGGGGTAGTGTGGACCCTGCTCGACGACGCCGGGCAACCCTGCGGCCAGGCCGCGCTGTTTTGGCCCGACGCGCAACGCATCGACGTGCTGGACTAA
- a CDS encoding alpha/beta fold hydrolase, giving the protein MRMLSSLAIAMALTVPMLAQAADAPQPGTGKSVVIVPGSFVDGSGWRVVHDILIHKGYKVTVVHQGHESLATDVAEAREVLEQQVGPVVLVGHSSGGGVISIAGDRDKVKSLVYVSALQPEVGENMAQLIGSMPAPSDDIKASRDGHLFFDRTKFNADFAADLTTNRTDFMAASQVPATTALFGGTVWAAAWHKKPTYAVVSTEDRALSPDLQRWMYKRAGSKVTEIKASHSVYISQPEAVAKVIEDAASVIK; this is encoded by the coding sequence ATGCGTATGCTTTCTTCCCTGGCCATTGCTATGGCCCTGACTGTCCCGATGCTGGCCCAGGCGGCCGATGCTCCGCAGCCTGGCACCGGTAAAAGCGTGGTGATCGTGCCCGGTTCGTTTGTCGACGGTTCCGGCTGGCGTGTGGTGCACGACATCCTGATTCACAAGGGCTACAAGGTCACCGTGGTGCACCAGGGCCACGAGAGCCTGGCCACCGATGTGGCCGAGGCCCGCGAAGTACTGGAGCAGCAAGTCGGCCCGGTGGTGCTGGTGGGTCACAGCTCCGGTGGCGGGGTGATCTCGATTGCCGGCGACCGCGACAAGGTCAAGTCGCTGGTCTACGTCTCGGCGTTGCAGCCGGAAGTGGGCGAGAACATGGCCCAGTTGATCGGCTCGATGCCGGCGCCCAGCGATGACATCAAGGCCAGCCGCGACGGTCATCTGTTCTTCGACCGCACCAAATTCAACGCCGACTTTGCGGCCGACCTGACCACCAACCGCACCGACTTCATGGCCGCCTCCCAAGTGCCGGCGACCACTGCCTTGTTCGGCGGAACCGTGTGGGCCGCGGCCTGGCACAAAAAACCGACCTACGCCGTGGTCTCCACCGAAGACCGTGCCCTGAGCCCGGACCTGCAACGCTGGATGTACAAGCGCGCCGGTTCCAAGGTCACCGAAATCAAGGCCAGCCACTCGGTGTACATCTCCCAGCCTGAGGCTGTGGCGAAGGTCATCGAAGACGCTGCGTCCGTTATCAAGTAA